From one Lineus longissimus chromosome 3, tnLinLong1.2, whole genome shotgun sequence genomic stretch:
- the LOC135485387 gene encoding pecanex-like protein 4, with translation MGNGVPLLNDYKQQYFWKRFPQTFLGGPKLRLGYDAPAYVYMNQVLVFLMTWILGGLFTILVELGGLKFDIGCYVYGAVMVLYVLFVQVTSLAVQKKKAAVVPISSEGNYHGANILSDEDEVEFESCCSAETFSYVVPVKKYKINIFFHALLSGGLCGMGLWYLLPGTLNVIYGYNTAATVILHIFGWLTLCIAQYSLTVGAPPEFATFRALDTYEFAPLTRPFYVAVFFAVDIIARSSASFSTDFTLANQVLHVVFIFLPLLWLIGFLAPLEAFFLWLMEQILILCFGGSAMASDVRLLIMFIVSALIFIGAYFISSDIATVIILAMTGYLLSIDWGGLCAQVLDKCQKTTISSLKINPVKGFLWQWGVFEALFHLFIFSLTGGLAAVINLNTSVIGNTVRDVMGYLTIALLVLDKIFGDMQKVYVVFGILRNRLFPSNVIRTSLFKARKKHLNRLGYVRRVLLDFVSPFVMLIYLSFKITTFTNSSVWVVLGAARAFRWLWQGTRHSLLEISILIIIDVNGVATSNTTWLSLGTGLQLLIIGLCRNRTYELLNKLYTYWTIFRTSWSDKKQRRPSTIPIMATSIFLYPLILAMTLIATALSAPLLPLFTLPIFFIGFPRPLRCWPGVVGASASVCPDTIFYRHMAPELARALRTAFGNGGLGDPDPGSHYLVRYQDRLVWVVVLERGYSYCTINIKGLELQETSCHTVEAARIDDILQEAFEVEKMPACSVNHHIGNTLTPCDAAIIETYSDAKNVLTGIIDSPDNLHIAAKSFIRSLAWVFINHVMDKNDQKSGVTETETTHLSSPPDPLDLKKKSEDKQPLPKTPEPIKTTKFTVKAFDATEPTRPLTKLAPLKQEVAGSKPVIAAVDQTETDIDALLSESWSSLKTESPPPDERPILRVLARMAPKREASVPSITGSVWSDDSDTMSLGQMSKSQVRPNVAAGLGGGTYDHKAEANTYFSPAKLKSSKDTEDDDDEGFFNNFDFGLPAVDVGSNAGRRLGPATNRMNNGIQKLGVNIASNVKFSSMYSPGFMLPSQWMEIPMDQSKISALSTRYPIEWHQYVLDKHCQRNGGHIADNTIAEIVKDSAYQKLFAQFVMACYATVYELGTNQSDPAILGPSHVHKVYTGEIPWSIASEWITDDHQLHKLVIKAYRLAVKLMIDQAILGEATTNEEFNEYLTEYDQDWYLGQEKDQEWQEAILEGKPNLLSLGNNAIKGIFSSRTLTKQEIMVEMGSLNSELVRAQWANLSLELLYMTNDDEERYSIQAHPTILRNLTVQAADPPLGYPIFSSEPISVPTL, from the exons ATGGGGAATGGCGTGCCTCTTCTTAATGACTATAAACAACAATATTTCTGGAAGAGATTTCCCCAAACATTTCTCGGTGGACCGAAATTAAGACTGGGATATGATGCTCCAGCATATGTCTACATGAACCAAGTCCTGGTTTTCCTCATGACATGGATCTTAGGTGGTTTATTCACCATTTTAGTGGAACTAGGCGGACTCAAATTTGACATTGGTTGTTATGTGTATGGAGCTGTAATGGTCCTCTACGTCCTGTTTGTACAAGTCACAAGTTTAGCCGTTCAGAAGAAAAAGGCTGCAGTTGTTCCAATATCGTCAGAAGGAAATTATCATGGGGCGAACATTTTGTCCGACGAAGATGAGGTTGAATTTGAATCATGCTGCAGCGCAGAGACATTCTCATATGTTGTCCCTGTCAAGAAATacaaaatcaatatatttttcCATGCTCTATTATCGGGTGGACTCTGTGGAATGGGACTATGGTATCTCCTACCAGGAACTCTCAATGTTATCTATGGATACAACACAGCAGCGACTGTGATTCTGCATATCTTTGGATGGTTAACGTTGTGTATTGCACAGTATTCCCTTACTGTTGGTGCTCCTCCCGAATTTGCAACGTTTCGAGCTCTGGATACGTACGAGTTTGCTCCACTGACGAGACCATTCTATGTTGCTGTATTCTTTGCTGTGGATATCATTGCAAG atcGTCTGCCAGTTTTTCCACTGATTTCACACTTGCCAATCAAGTTCTTCACGTTGTGTTCATCTTCCTTCCCCTGCTCTGGTTGATAGGATTCCTCGCTCCCCTTGaagctttcttcctgtggttgaTGGAGCAAATTCTCATCCTGTGCTTTGGAGGTTCAGCTATGGCCAGTGATGTCAG GTTGTTGATAATGTTCATTGTGTCTGCATTGATCTTCATTGGGGCCTATTTCATATCAAGTGACATAGCCACTGTGATTATCCTGGCTATGACAGGCTACCTTCTCAGCATCGACTGGGGAGGACTCTGTGCACAG GTGTTGGATAAGTGTCAGAAGACCACCATATCATCTCTGAAGATCAACCCAGTCAAGGGGTTCTTGTGGCAGTGGGGCGTTTTCGAAGCTCTGTTCCATCTGTTTATATTCAGCTTGACAGGAGGTCTTGCTGCAGTGATAAACCTCAATACATCAGTGATTGGGAACACAGTACGCGATGTGATGGGATATTTGACGATAGCACTTTTGGTGCTTGATAAAATATTCGGTGATATGCAGAAGGTGTATGTTGTGTTTGGCATCTTGAGGAATCGGCTGTTTCCGTCGAATGTGATCAGGACGTCGTTGTTTAAGGCGAGGAAGAAGCATCTGAATCGACTTGGATATGTCAGGAGGGTCCTACTTGATTTTG TTTCTCCATTTGTGATGTTGATTTACCTGAGCTTCAAGATCACAACCTTCACCAACAGTTCTGTGTGGGTGGTTTTAGGTGCAGCTAGGGCCTTTAGATGG CTTTGGCAAGGCACCAGACATTCACTGCTAGAAATCTCAATCCTGATCATCATCGATGTAAACGGTGTAGCGACCTCGAACACCACATGGCTATCCCTTGGAACTGGATTGCAGCTTCTAATCATCGGTCTCTGCCGGAATCGTACATATGAATTGCTAAATAAACTCTATACGTATTGGACGATCTTTAGAACATCATGGAGTGACAAGAAGCAGCGACGGCCGTCGACGATACCAATTATGGCAACATCGATCTTCCTGTATCCATTAATCCTTGCTATGACGCTCATCGCGACGGCGCTGTCAGCACCTCTCCTACCTTTATTCACACTTCCAATTTTCTTCATTGGATTTCCACGTCCGCTACGTTGCTGGCCGGGGGTGGTTGGGGCGTCGGCTAGCGTATGCCCTGATACCATATTCTACCGCCATATGGCACCCGAGCTTGCCAGGGCTTTACGCACGGCATTTGGAAATGGAGGACTAG GTGACCCTGACCCTGGCAGCCATTACTTGGTTCGCTATCAAGATCGTCTGGTATGGGTCGTAGTACTGGAGCGAGGGTACTCGTACTGTACGATCAATATTAAAGGACTCGAACTCCAGGAGACATCGTGTCATACCGTGGAAGCAGCAAGAATTGACGATATCCTACAGGAGGCATTTGAGGTTGAGAAAATGCCAGCATGTAGCGTCAATCATCATATCGGAAACACACTGACCCCTTGCGATGCGGCCATCATCGAGACTTATTCTGATGCCAAGAACGTCTTGACTGGCATTATCGACTCGCCAGATAATCTTCATATCGCTGCGAAATCATTCATCAGGAGTTTAGCATGGGTTTTTATAAATCATGTCATGGATAAAAATGATCAGAAGTCCGGTGTGACAGAGACCGAGACCACCCATTTGAGCAGCCCGCCAGACCCtcttgatttgaaaaaaaagtctGAAGATAAGCAGCCATTACCAAAGACCCCAGAACCTATCAAGACAACGAAGTTTACTGTGAAGGCTTTTGATGCAACTGAGCCAACACGACCACTGACTAAACTGGCCCCACTGAAGCAAGAGGTGGCTGGGAGTAAGCCAGTCATTGCTGCTGTTGATCAAACAGAAACAGACATCGATGCCCTGCTTTCGGAGAGTTGGTCAAGTTTAAAAACAGAATCTCCGCCTCCAGATGAGAGGCCTATTCTCAGAGTGCTGGCCAGAATGGCTCCAAAGCGTGAGGCATCAGTGCCGAGTATAACAGGGAGTGTTTGGTCAGACGACAGTGACACTATGTCTCTCGGCCAGATGAGTAAGTCGCAGGTTAGACCGAACGTCGCTGCAGGTTTGGGAGGAGGAACGTATGATCACAAAGCAGAAGCAAATACATACTTTTCCCCCGCAAAATTAAAAAGTAGCAAAGACactgaagatgacgatgatgaaggatttttcaataattttgacTTTGGACTTCCGGCAGTTGATGTCGGTTCTAATGCCGGAAGGCGACTAGGGCCAGCGACGAACCGAATGAACAATGGAATACAAAAATTGGGCGTTAACATCGCTTCAAATGTGAAATTCTCTTCGATGTATTCTCCCGGCTTTATGTTGCCGTCACAATGGATGGAAATACCCATGGACCAATCTAAAATTTCGGCACTCAGTACGCGGTATCCGATTGAGTGGCACCAGTACGTTCTGGATAAACACTGCCAGAGGAATGGTGGACATATAGCAGATAACACTATTGCTGAGATTGTCAAGGATTCTGCATACCAGAAACTGTTTGCTCAGTTTGTGATGGCTTGTTACGCAACTGTATATGAACTTG GCACCAATCAAAGCGACCCAGCGATACTGGGCCCAAGTCATGTCCATAAAGTCTATACTGGTGAGATTCCCTGGTCTATAGCATCAGAGTGGATAACAGATGACCATCAGTTACACAAGCTTGTGATAAAAGCATACCG GCTTGCCGTGAAGCTCATGATAGACCAAGCTATTCTAGGAGAAGCCACAACGAATGAAGAATTCAATGAATACTTGACTGAATATGATCAAGACTGGTACCTCGGCCAAGAGAAAGATCAAGAATGGCAGGAGGCCATCCTGGAAGGGAAGCCTAACCTCCTGTCTCTTGGAAATAATGCTATTAAG GGCATCTTCAGCAGCCGAACTCTGACCAagcaagaaatcatggtagagATGGGAAGTCTCAACTCGGAGCTCGTGCGCGCACAGTGGGCCAATTTGAGCCTGGAGCTTCTCTATATGACTAACGATGACGAAGAACGCTACAGTATTCAGGCTCATCCGACCATTCTCAGGAATCTTACCGTCCAGGCTGCTGATCCACCACTCGGATACCCAATATTCTCATCTGAGCCGATCAGCGTGCCAACATTGTAA